In Mercenaria mercenaria strain notata chromosome 15, MADL_Memer_1, whole genome shotgun sequence, a single genomic region encodes these proteins:
- the LOC123551160 gene encoding uncharacterized protein LOC123551160: MAFIGETIYEDYLYRFTGKSRSILWGKGNPWRQKYFIIKRVGNKPVLEFFNKKPKTRNTVPKGKIELWPSFRVEKVTNMKNRAYVFQITTPDTTICLSTDEQRTMDIFVFFLQIQTRLKDQIRDDYFTVHPENSEAQRRIGAKGTNCVLHISPYGITLALQSNRAVLAQWPLKSIRSYESSEQGHLSIEAGRVAPMGDGLYIYRTEPGDDNQIYDLIDRYVLDALEQVQPALRGGSEEIEDYVIEAERLLSLTVVSACTAENPDIHTILRENWSTDVQTPQGSSRPRQIVHTRLTSAESLGSLNSQNSFTGPQSVPARLIHETGSARNSPQVPRSLPAFQNSPSLGSRRGSNQSQPNLADRPPAPPPPPASSSIPLKIPQRSATQSSGHYLRMNSAASRTSGSSGSPFTPTSADWVPPPTFRDAMRQKSTSPISENGPYNPDSYLTPTSPGAITTSTPNDKFAGARPMLKDQYLTPLSVSEEQTAVKSSSTVRHTEGKGSAKVVKKELKLSPKHVGQSEHENKAISTSRVRSRRLRSASCEDLSDYLRSVVYDPISKSMNDLLDDSDRDKEDDYLGPEPFPRLQSFSGVIDHDHGHTPENYYNIEGLKGKIYDGPGLPFAELRKKFSKRSLSRIRRSVSNPNFIGSLSLEKLNLARVSIGITTSSPNESRSSSLANLIPEALKKHLSKDSSHKGSSSALSSGAASRNSSLTSSRASSAHVSPYNSLGRKNKHTPKEDIVGSTSVKGINLTKRSRSFRRHRPVEEEHSKHGHRHENHSEHKADMPNGEADGHIQNVSNGSEMKPSDLNSKGRQETAPSENAVQLTLSDIGADSKPTKPTPKIAPKPKPKPTVHGDKTENEESATSAL, translated from the exons ATGGCTTTCATTGGAGAAACAATTTATGAG GATTACTTATATCGGTTCACAGGCAAGAGTCGTTCCATTCTTTGGGGTAAGGGCAACCCCTGGAGACAGAAATACTTCATTATCAAAAGAGTTGGCAATAAACCAGTGCTAGAATTCTTCAACAAAAAGCCAAAGACTAGAAATACTGTACCGAAAG GAAAAATTGAGTTATGGCCAAGTTTCCGCGTAGAGAAGGTTACAAACATGAAGAATCGAGCATACGTGTTCCAGATCACAACCCCAGACACAACCATCTGTTTGTCTACAGATGAACAAAGAACTATGGACATATTTGTCTTCTTCTTACAGATACAGACAAGATTAAAAGATCAAATCAGGG ATGACTATTTTACTGTTCATCCGGAAAACTCTGAAGCACAGAGACGTATAGGTGCCAAGGGAACTAACTGTGTACTACATATTTCACCATATGGTATTACACTAGCACTTCAG TCAAACAGAGCAGTGCTGGCCCAATGGCCATTGAAGAGCATTCGATCGTATGAGAGCTCCGAGCAGGGTCATCTATCTATAGAGGCAGGTCGAGTGGCACCTATGGGAGATGGGTTGTATATTTATAGAACAGAGCCTGGGGATGATAACCAGATATATGATTTGATTGACAGATACGTTCTTGATGCACTGGAACAAGTACAG CCTGCTCTGAGAGGAGGTTCTGAGGAGATTGAAGATTATGTAATAGAAGCCGAGAGGTTATTGTCCTTGACTGTTGTGTCGGCATGTACTGCAGAAAATCCCGACATTCACACAATATTGCGAGAAAATTGGAGCACAGATGTACAAACACCACAGG GTTCTTCAAGACCACGACAAATTGTACATACCAGATTAACATCTGCTGAATCTCTGGGTAGTTTAAATAGCCAAAATAG TTTCACAGGTCCACAGTCTGTCCCGGCACGGCTGATTCATGAGACCGGCTCAGCCAGGAACTCTCCTCAGGTACCCAGGTCATTGCCAGCCTTCCAGAACTCACCTAGTCTAGGGTCTCGAAGGGGATCAAACCAGAGTCAACCTAACCTTGCTGACAGGCCTCCAGCACCCCCACCACCTCCAGCATCTTCAAGCATACCCTTAAAAATTCCACAGCGATCTGCCACCCAGTCCAGCGGACATTATCTCAGGATGAACTCAGCAG CAAGCAGAACATCAGGCAGTTCTGGTTCCCCATTTACACCAACTTCAGCTGACTGGGTTCCACCACCTACGTTCAG AGATGCTATGAGACAGAAATCTACATCTCCAATATCTGAGAATGGACCCTACAATCCTGATTCTTACCTGACACCTACATCACCAGGAGCCATAACTACATCCACGCCAAATGACAAGTTTGCAGGTGCTAGACCAATGCTGAAAGACCAGTATCTTACTCCACTATCAGTCTCAGAGGAACAGACAGCTGTCAAAAGCAGTAGTACTGTGAGACATACAGAAGGAAAAGGAAGTGCAAAAGTAGTGAAAAAGGAATTAAAACTATCGCCGAAGCATGTTGGTCAAAGTGAACATGAAAATAAAGCCATTTCCACTTCCAGAGTTCGGTCTAGGCGACTAAGGTCAGCTAGTTGCGAGGATCTGAGTGattatttgaggtcagtagtgTATGACCCAATTTCCAAGAGTATGAATGACCTGCTAGATGATTCCGATAGAGATAAGGAAGATGATTATTTGGGTCCAGAACCGTTTCCTCGGTTACAGTCATTCTCAGGGGTCATAGATCATGACCATGGGCATACTCCAGAAAATTATTACAACATTGAAGGATTAAAAGGAAAAATCTATGATGGACCTGGTTTGCCTTTCGCAGAACTCAGGAAAAAGTTTTCCAAAAGATCTCTCTCTAGAATTCGTAGATCTGTTTCTAATCCAAATTTTATTGGTTCGCTTAGTCTTGAAAAACTTAATTTAGCAAGGGTCAGTATTGGAATCACAACATCAAGTCCGAACGAAAGTAGGTCATCTTCTCTTGCCAACTTAATACCTGAGGCATTGAAAAAGCATCTAAGCAAGGACTCTAGTCATAAAGGTTCAAGTAGTGCATTATCAAGCGGAGCTGCTTCTAGAAATAGCAGTCTTACCAGTAGTAGAGCAAGCAGCGCTCATGTAAGCCCCTACAATAGTCTGGGGAGAAAGAATAAACACACCCCAAAGGAAGATATTGTGGGGTCAACCAGCGTCAAGGGAATAAACTTAACAAAGAGAAGTCGTTCTTTCCGACGGCACAGACCTGTCGAAGAAGAACATTCAAAACATGGACACAGACATGAAAACCATTCTGAACATAAAGCAGACATGCCAAATGGGGAAGCAGACGGACacattcaaaatgtttcaaatggcTCTGAAATGAAGCCCAGTGATTTAAATAGTAAAGGTAGACAAGAGACTGCACCTTCAGAAAATGCCGTTCAGCTGACGCTGTCAGACATCGGAGCAGACAGTAAACCTACAAAGCCAACACCAAAAATTGCACCAAAACCGAAACCCAAACCAACAGTACATGGGGACAAAACAGAAAATGAAGAAAGTGCCACATCAGCTTTGTAA